In one window of Nitrospirota bacterium DNA:
- a CDS encoding carboxymuconolactone decarboxylase family protein: protein MNLFKKPAPRLEPLPPDPGLADVFSVFQCVGSIIPNAMLIMQRRPKVLRAYVQLSRAISDPETSEVDAGFKRLIAHVSSRAAGCRYCMTHTVGLAHCSGVDDAKIEAVWEYRTSPLYTEAERIALDVALAAGGVPNGVTDEMFAKLREHWSDGQIVEIVAMIALFGFLNRWNDTLATPLEDEALALGEKYLAPHGWEAGRHLRSL, encoded by the coding sequence ATGAATCTGTTCAAGAAACCCGCTCCCCGGCTCGAGCCGCTGCCTCCGGACCCCGGGCTTGCCGACGTCTTCTCGGTGTTCCAGTGCGTCGGTTCCATCATCCCGAACGCAATGCTTATCATGCAGCGCAGGCCAAAAGTTTTGCGCGCATACGTGCAGTTATCGAGAGCGATCTCGGACCCGGAAACGAGCGAGGTCGATGCCGGCTTCAAGCGGCTGATCGCCCATGTTTCGAGCCGCGCCGCGGGCTGTCGCTACTGCATGACGCACACGGTTGGACTTGCGCACTGCTCCGGGGTCGACGACGCCAAGATCGAGGCCGTGTGGGAATACCGCACGAGTCCGCTTTACACCGAGGCTGAGCGCATCGCGCTAGATGTAGCACTCGCCGCGGGGGGAGTACCGAACGGGGTCACCGACGAGATGTTCGCGAAGCTGCGCGAACACTGGAGCGACGGCCAGATCGTCGAGATCGTGGCGATGATCGCACTGTTCGGGTTCCTCAATCGCTGGAACGACACGCTTGCGACGCCGCTCGAGGACGAGGCGCTCGCGCTAGGCGAGAAGTACCTCGCGCCCCACGGCTGGGAGGCTGGCAGGCATTTGAGAAGTCTATGA
- a CDS encoding heavy-metal-associated domain-containing protein, producing the protein MENTKLSLQVEGISCTGCAMDIETVLSNWDGILKVTVGYATETIDVEYNPAEIDSDKILSAVKRMGLKIKVL; encoded by the coding sequence ATGGAAAATACAAAGCTTAGTCTTCAGGTAGAGGGGATTTCCTGTACCGGCTGTGCCATGGACATCGAGACAGTTTTGAGCAACTGGGACGGAATATTAAAGGTAACTGTCGGTTATGCAACAGAAACAATAGATGTAGAATATAATCCTGCTGAGATTGATTCCGACAAAATACTCTCTGCTGTAAAAAGAATGGGACTTAAGATAAAAGTTCTTTAG